CAATCTTGGATAAAAGTGACATTTAAAATGGCAAGAAAACCTTTCATTTATGTCTTTACATGTGGAAGTAACCTATCTTAGAGCAATGAACCAATAATACTCAAaacttttttctgaaaggaaaaacatAACATTGCAAATACTTACAAGCCCCTAAAGTAAGTTGTTCATTTCTTGTTTGTTaaatttattgtgtgtttttcctttcagaaatgtGATTTGGAGTGAATAGCTTTGTGAATCTAGCCCAAAGTCAGCAGGTTGCTGCATATATTATACATTGGTATAAATCCTGTTATATAGCAATAATTGCCTTGAAAATCTCCATTCCTTACGCTTTATGATCTCAAGAACAAACTCATACCATGAATACAGATTCTAATCCACCTATTATAGGCAAGTAATAACACAAACTCAGGAACAGCAGCACAGAGTACATTAGTCACCAAATATCCACAGGATGTTTACTCCAGATAGGCCAAGATTTGCCCTTCTgtgaataggaaaaaaaaaaaaaatccataaagaACCTGATAAACATATACAATAGAGTACAGAAATTAGGTAAATATTAATTTCAGTATTTGCAGATTGTTAACAGATCAACTAACTTACTGCATAGACAAACAGCCTTTTGGTTGTCCTGGGAAGTGTGTTATAGTACATTAGATGTCTTTAccagtgttattttaaaatacgCTTATACTTTAGTTGCTTGTAAGGGTGACATAAGGACAGTATATCCCCAATTCCAAAACTAATTAATGGTAAAGAATGTGGTAAACAGTTATTACAGTTAGATAAGCGGTTCTCtagtacaaataaaaacataactgtGGCATCTTGTGTTATCCTTACAGCAGCAAGTACAAGTTATTCCAGCAGGGATCAAGTGGGTTGTTTATGGCTATCCTTATAGGGAAAgggaaataaccacagcactatACGAACGGCCTGTGCTGCAGATATACATCCAAAATAAAACTGCAATGTTAAACTGTATACCTATTTGAGTCAGGTATTGTCCATCATTATAACAATTACAGGTTACATTGAAGTCATATTTACATACTTACCCTAACATTCCAGATTCCTTAGTCTTTATAACAAACAAGAACATAAGGACTGTATGGAACAGATTGTTTCTACCctgtaaaataaattagacaTAACTAGTAGTGTTCATCTAGTCCACCCAAATTACACAGGTCTTTCAAATAGGGTGCTTAAGGGTACTTTGTCTCCACCTCTTTGGCCTCCTTTTTATGTTGCATATAATTTGCAGTTAACAATGCAATGCTGCCACAATTATTCATTTTAGTTTAAGTTCGCTATACACAGGGACTTTGTAAACGGTCTAATGCATTTTAtcccaaataaaaatgttatggcCTTGGTTAATAATCTCCTGCTTTCATTAAAGGGAAGGCATATTAACTCATTAAGGTACATACGGAATTGAGTGGTTGTTCCAACAGTTTCTTCTTAACTACATTTGACAGTGACTCcggtatcacaaggaaactgactatttggatgaccagataccaccagtcagtacattttaaacccagttttgtgcacctcattgcaaaaaataagaaagttagcatacTTTAattttgtgggacacatatgtcccttgtatcTTAAAGGGTTAACAAACCAGGAAATATAAAAGTTCCAACATGGAAGCATGTAGTTAAGTTACTGCTATACAATTCCTTCATTAACACCACAAAGTTacaggacaaaactctactattattattatttgtttatttagcagacgcctttatccaaggcgacttacagagactagggggtgtgtgaactatgcatcagctgcagagtcacttacaactacgtctcacccgaaagacggagcacaaggaggttaagtgacttgctcagggtcacacaatgagtcagtggctgaggtgggatttgaaccgggggcctcctggttacaagcccttttctttaaccactggaccacacagcctcctctaaaAACATTGGTCATTGTGTAACTAAGTGAAAAGTATTTACCTTTGGAAGATTGTAGATGTGTCCCTGGTAGATGAGTTGGTAGTGTGGAGGGTTAATACTACTTTGATGAATGCAAAACAGGTTCTCATTTGAcatatctatttaaaaataaatacaaattaacacacacaacaaTTAGTACTATGGCAGACCTTGTGTTTCAGTCATATGTTTAACTTCTTTCTTTACATTATTTACCTGGTTTGTCAGGCGTTTGTATGAAATGCTGGGATGTGAATGTTTTTCCATCAGGGTATTTGGGATgagggggtagtctcgagtccagaTAAGTGCACAACACATGCATAATTATCTGAAAGACAAAATCAGGAGATACCCCCATTTCTGACTCTGTGCTAACTAGTTGTGTGGACATCTATAAAAAGCcaattaaaatacattcatataCGGTTCTTCATCAGGTAAGAGTTGGTTTCAGGACATCATAACCAACCAAATAGGAACAGTTCAAGGAAACGCAGCCTTGACTCATGTGAACTGCTATAACATGTCAGGAGTATTCACCAAGACTTACTGCAGAATCTGTAGGCAGGTCAGTGTCCCATTTCCTTGCCTTCAAATTACCTCCTCCATTCCATCGAAATGAgctcatacacccaccatgcgCCAAGTCTGGAAGGGAAGGGAAAGATAGTAAACGTAGGACACCGCATGCATTGTAAATTGCGTCCGCTTACTGTATTGTCCATATAAAGTTCCAAGTTTGGGCCAAAACCTTACTAACCCTTCATCAGCAGCAAAGGGTGCAAAGGCACCCCATCATGTTTATGAACATATCTCATAACTCGCTAAAGATTGCAGGATATCCTCCCATGCGATTCAACTTTAATCACTTACCTTTATTTTTATACCAAGAACATCCCTGTCTGACCCAGGAAACAGAAGTAATCCTTCTTTAAAGTGCACAGAGACATTTTTCACATGTCAGAATCACAGCTCCTACTTACTGGCAGAATATAGATTGCGAGAGAGCAGTGGGAGATGTAGAAACAGGACATTGCTTCTAAAATTACTGATTTATCCCTAAATATCTGTCTAGCTAATAGTCATTTTAATTAAACTGCATTTGTGTATAATACCTTTGTTTTCAGCACTGTATTAGATAACTGCATTCTTtatagtattctgtttatattacTTGATACAGTACAGAAAATGATTTTTTCCCCGTCTTCAGGGAACAAAAAAGGCATGTCTTATACTGTATAGGCTACCATGCACAGCTCCTGTTTACTTGCAAAATAGTTCTGAGATTTGCAGGGGAGGTGGGAGAGATGTAGTAAAGATGTACAACTTCTAAAATTATTGACTTTGCCCTACAGATAACTTTTTTTAGCCCCATGTAATCAATTTCCTATCATAGAACGAACATCTATGTGTGTATAATGCATAcgtttccagcactgtatttaaatacagcatttaaaGTACCCTGCTTATTACATCTTGTAGTACACTATTAAAAAACTGCTGTGCGACTTGCAAAACAGAGCCTTTCAAATAACAATATAAACCCGTTTTgcgtttttattttgcttttgaatTATAAACATGGGGTGCATTTGCATCCCTTCCCACCTTCCCTGTGAGCTCAATTATTGATGCTGAAGGGTTAACTGGACTAACTAAGGTACCAAAAGATTAAACTTGGTCAGCACATTGCTCAACAGTAAAAGTTTCACATGTCGGTGTGTGTTTTTTCTAGGACAATCAAGGTCAAACAATCCTAGGCATGACATTATTTGAAAGGCTTCAAAATATACcaactagggatgcaccgaatccaagtttttgggtcatagtatttttattaccgaatggaaacatatccctgaataagatttaaCTTTGTAACTTACACAATACACCGCTAGCCCCCttccccccacaacagaaacgtaaaaatacagaactgtttactttacctttacaagaaaggagagctgcatcttcgccataacccactattttctttaatgacgtgtcaacctgtgtcacctgatctgagagtagggttgccaacaggctccagaatctcaggacactaaggcaggtcaggttttgtaactcacctctctaaactgcaacgtattcagtaaagtgagtgtgaactGTGTAaactgtcgctaaattaattgaattgtttcttacttgttaccaaaagcacacacatgcctGCGAGGaccgtttccatcaatcagacctatacagcagttGATTGGCTttgagtctctgactgggcgggaTTGTAGAAGCAAgacatattaaacaaatagaaactttacctgctgtcacaaggttaaatgaaagcatgcaggtgagtgcaaagttatctataataatggtgttgcgttattttgatagatattgtttactgtataaaaaaattcaagcaatacgatTAATCATTCTTACAAGGCTCTCCGGATTAAACTGCCACCACAATTAAGCAATTaagtacatttactaaactgctcaagcaattcacactcatTTTACATGTCTAATAcactgcagtttagagaggtgagttaaaaaacctgacctgccttagtcccaagattctggagcctgttgacaaccctatctgagagctatgagaaAAAATTACCGTGATGAGTGACTTGAATCTCCcagcgaaataaaacccacgttgatttaaatgcacagcagttcccaaatggtttaACTTGTATTGGCATATTCAAGTAACGTAAAATGCAATTTACTAAACGTCTTGCACATCTAACAGTCgtacagttacaaaaaaatatatatttctgtgcaccgattttttaaaattatttttactcTCAGTATTAGCTCTGGAACATGTCTCAGACAAAGCACAAAagcatgaaaagtgtgatgtgaatgtgctgttgcatacgggggtatgtttgTATTCAGCAGCTGCTtgacgtgtttagtgcgtgcgccaccagtagttaatttagggagttgagagctgcgacagagttcatcaaatgtGTTCTTGTTATGAACTACAAGAGTTACATTCAATACTGGATTCATGTCTTATTTAAACACATTgaagggatgtattaaaatggatgtgcgtctgggcggatataggattcggttcaccgaatcctaagtattcgTCCGAAtctgaaccctgctcaaaaagtaggtatttggCCTGAAaccgaaaccgaatcctggatttgCTGCATCCCTAATACcaactataaaaaacaaaaaggatgtCCAAGGATGAATTTATGGCTAAAAACCTTATGAAGGAACTCATACAGCATGGGCCTTTTTTGTGGCAGACATGTTTACCCCCCACCACCCATATTTATTTCCCACTGAAGGTAGAAATCCCTTACCTTTGATTCGTTCCACCAGATATTCCTGATTAGATGTGATATCCAGATACTGCACAATAGCATTCAATGTTGGGATCAAGGATGCTTTGACAAGGGCTGCTTGTTTAAGACTGCTGATACTGGCCTCTACAAAGATACACGCAGAAGATTAGGCAAGTATAGATGAGttgcaaaatagtttttaattaaataaaacatgcagtcAGTATATTTCAATCAACTCCTCAATTGATCATACCCCTAGAGACAACTTAGCAAATGCAAAGTCCAATACAGTAAGTAGTCTGTATAAGAAATTATTTTACTGCCCTACTAGTTCTTGACTAGCTCTGTATTGTGAGGGAAACAAGGATCAATTACATTTTAACAAGCTGAGAAGTGAAAACTCAATTACAACAAGTTAGTCATTACCTCCAGTCTGCAGTTCAGGACACCCCATTCTCCGCAGCAGAGTATTCACAGAATCAATCTCTTTCACCAGAGGAACCAGAATAGTCTCATTAATCCACTGCAAAAGAAGACAGTACACTAAAGATCAAGAACCATCTTAGACCATTTTTATGTTCTGATGATGTGCGTTTTTTATATTCAGTCTTGTATAGGGATGTCAGATTTTTGTGAGAATAATTGTTACCTACATTTCTGAGCTTTGCAGTCCAGGAATCAATGCGATCCAGCAGCTGACGGTTCACTGTAACCCTGGCCCagacctttaaaataaaaataaaaaatatttatatgcaAAGGTTTTTCACAACAGTCCAAGTCTAAACAAAATGTAactattttaaagttttaattcATGAATTTGCTAAAACTGCTCTGCTTAGGAAACTGTGAAGTTTCTCCTGATATTAATGCTGGAGTCATTTTACTTGTTCTATCTATATTAACAAAAAGTTCAATTATTGCAAATAACCTGGAAATCCAATAATATTAATTGGATATTACATTACACCCATCGAACACTATTCTCTTTTCACTAATAAATATTTACTTAGCAACAAATCATCATTTTACATGCCCAAGCAGCCTGGTTGAGATTGATTGTATTGCACTACAAGTTCTTAGTTTTGTCGTGCccctttttgttgttttcttctcCATGTCTTTCAAAACCTACCTCTTCAGCAGCATGTTTGGACCCCAGATCAGTCTCATCTTTGTTTGCTGAAGGAGCCTGGGACCTGCAGGCTAGCTGGTACTGAAACTTCCTCAGGGTCTGAGCATAGTCTCCCACAGAGCGATTGTAATTCCAAAATGTTGGACTGTTTGAAGGGGAAACAGCCTCTGGACTtcctgaaaattaaaaaaaaattaacatgcaGCGATGCAAATAGGCAATCATGTTTTCAGCACTGTATTAAAGAATAGTGTAGATTTAACACTACATATTAATTTACAAATCTATGAATTATAGCATTCAAAATTAAAGAGCACTTCCTAAACCTTTTTGCAATTgaggaatgcttttaaaaaaataaaaacattttctgacCGAGCTGGCTGCGATgccttttttcttcttcagaaCGTAGGAACATCTCCAGTGACTTGAGGTCTGCCATGTAATCCTCTTTCCCACCAGGAGAGTTGAACACAGTGGGTGAAGTGCGATAGCGAGACCGAAGATTAGAGCCTTCTGCTGGTCCAATACTGCTGGGATATGGAGGAGAACCTGGAGTCGGACTATAGCTCACCACCTAGAGGTTAtaagtgcattttttattttagaagtGGATTTTTGCAACACAGCAGTCTACCTATGCAAAATACTAATAAATCTAATTCAAAGTATGATCCATCCATTAATACAATTATTACAGAGATAATTTTAATACCATAGTTATTCAACTGAAAGCTACGTCTTCAATAGATCCTACGACACATACCTTGCTAAAGCTGTTGCTTGCTGAATAGGCCACAGACGAGGAGTATGAGCCACTGCCTGTGGGGGAAGGACTTTGCAAAGGAGGGCTGTATCCTGTTATACAACCTGTGGAGAACTTGGGACTTGCGCTGGGTGCCCGGGAGGGGCTGTAACTCAGCACGCTCTGGCCTTGAACGGGGGAGGACTGTGTAGGGGAAGGTTTCTCTTGGTTTTCTGGCTTCTGAGGAGGAGATGCCTGTATGCCTATGAGAAAATTCAAGCATAAATACTTCCTCACAATTACAACTTTACTCAAATGTATTACAAATTGAATTAGAGATGTGCAAATTTCCAATCTAGTTAAAATGTGATGACACCCACCTGAGTGCCTGAGACCGAGTAATCTGTGCTGTTCAGGACTCACAACAAAGCTGGAAGGAGTCACTGTGTATTTGAAGTATCTCCAGAAATCAAACAAGGCATTAAGGCTGAACAAAGAGGCAAAGGCAAGCTCTGTTGGattgaaataatacaaataataataataataatacaaataataataataataacaacaacaataatacaaccAAGGAAAGTAATTTTTTTCTTGTACACAGCCCGATAAAGATGCAGCTTACCAATATACCAAAGAGGCCAGTAGGTGATGTTACAGTATTTGCTCAACATCTTTCCAGTCctgtaaagaaagaaaacatgttttgtttgggATGGGGGTTTAGCACTGTTAATTGTAAATGATTGAGGAGATTCCACAAGCACTTTCCATATCCttttacaaacacaaacacacgaaTTTCTGCAAAAATACATAGGGCTGTTTTCTGTACAGTCAGAAAGCTACAACCTGTTTCAAACAACAACACTTGCATTGTACATTGACCTTATATACAGGTAAACCTTAAAAAAACTAtcattatgtattaatttatggaAAATTAACTTACATTTCAGTGTAAATCATTCCCGCCAGGGAGACATTGAGAACACCCCAGGCCAAGACCACCTTCCTTGCTTGCTCCTCCCTTCTCATTCTTATTGTCCTGTCAATAAGGTCTGGTCCTGACCCATCTTTAACTGGTGTCATTTCTGGTAAAAACAGTACAATACATTGCTAAAAGATATGCGCAGTTATAAACATAAAAGCTTTACCTGTACTATCTTTTAGCAACAGAGAAGAGAGAAGTGGTTCTGTTGTAAAGTCATCTGGGAATACACAACTTGTCCGGGCTCAGAAATGCATGAATACGTTTTTTTGCTATACTAAGTCTAAAGATTGAAAAATCTTCTTACAGTTACATTACACACAACTTGTAGAGAGATACCGACAGAAGACGAGAGAAACGCCCATGCAGATTATTGAACATGCCGtttgttttgctattttgtttgtttgcaattACGGAtgcagaaacaaaaataatttactaCAAAAAAGTACAAATCAGCAAGTGGCCGAACAGTAAAGAGCTCACACCCACAAAAAAATCCTCCATGCATATACACATTTGTTTTGCGTTTGTACAATAACTTTTGAGTGTCCGAACAAAATATAATTTGATAATAGAATAACAGTCGTGAAAACAGTAGGTACAATTATTTGACCTAAAAAGGCACCAATTGAATATTATACTATTAGGTATGCGGTGATAAGAATGGTACCTTTACTAATATTCAACGTGTTAAGAAGATGTGTATTGACTACTAAATACAAATACtgtgaattttttaaaaaaatgcgaATTAACTACACAtagcatttcatattttaaaaacatacttaTCCCGCTCTCTTCCCTGGTACTTGCACGCCATGAACTACACACCGGAACTGCTCTGTTCATAAATATTTCACTTCCGTTCCGTGCAAATAAGTTTTAGCACCGCCCCAACCATAGTTGTTCAAGGACGTGAATTGTTTTCAAAGCAGTAAGAAGCTGATGTTTTCCTATGAGCTTTTGATCTAAGAGAAATTAATTCTTCTGACAAAGAGAGTTATTGCAGATGGTTGTATTACTGTGTGGTTGGTGGCCTCTTTAATACCACAGAGGACCCTGATTCATGACGAAACCAGCTGTCACAAGAGAAGGCCACATTGGGGAGTTGGAGGCGAAACAAATCttttgaacaaaaataataacagtaacatttaaaaaccGAATTTAATAATCTTGTAATTACCTATATAGACTCACAGAAAGCCAAAATTACAcgttttaattaattgtttgttATTGAAAAAAGCAATGGGTTGCAGGAACATGTTATTTCATAAACGTGCCTGCAGCAGGAAGATGCAGTCTGTACAAACACTGGCAACGTCTGAATTACCTTAACCCAGCATACACTCCACTAATAAAATGTTCAGTGACAAGACCTACATGCCGCTTTAAAAGACTTGTAACCAATGTTTCCAAACAATATTCACTGTATATCTGCCTCACAGTGGCGTGGCATGTGAATTAGGGGAGGAAGCGTCTGTTAATTTAAACTAAAATTCTATCAACACAGCTAGACAGATACAGCAGAGAGCTCTGAAATGTAAACTCTGTTTAGTAAGATGAAAGCaaggtattacattttttatgttaGTTTGCAacactagattaaaaaaaaaaaaaaaaaaaaacactaaaaaggaCAAATTGATATAGGGATCTATGTTTACAGGTGGTGTTAACATAGTTTAGATAAGTTTAAACAAGTGCAGCATTAAAAACGGGGTTCCAAAACCTTATCTAAAAACGGATTAAAGAGTAACAGAATGGAAAAACTCACGTCATTATATTGCAAAACCATGTTGGGAATTCCACACATGTTTTGTGGGCTCTGAGTATATAAGTCCAGTACCCTCCCATAATATCGTACTTCCTGGGAGCCTGCTGCCTCTGCATCTGTGCATCATGAGGGGGTTTGTGTTTCTGAGTGTCTTCCTTGTGGCAGTCTATAGCCAGAAACTGTTCATTGGGCAAGTATTTAATTTACATTGAATATTCATGGGGGGGTTATTGACAACAAACAGAACTGTTAAACAAAAGTTGCTTAACACAGGCTCACAAAACAATGAAAAGGAC
The sequence above is a segment of the Acipenser ruthenus chromosome 7, fAciRut3.2 maternal haplotype, whole genome shotgun sequence genome. Coding sequences within it:
- the LOC117414981 gene encoding transmembrane protein 209-like isoform X1 is translated as MNRAVPVCSSWRASTREESGIKMTPVKDGSGPDLIDRTIRMRREEQARKVVLAWGVLNVSLAGMIYTEMTGKMLSKYCNITYWPLWYIELAFASLFSLNALFDFWRYFKYTVTPSSFVVSPEQHRLLGLRHSGIQASPPQKPENQEKPSPTQSSPVQGQSVLSYSPSRAPSASPKFSTGCITGYSPPLQSPSPTGSGSYSSSVAYSASNSFSKVVSYSPTPGSPPYPSSIGPAEGSNLRSRYRTSPTVFNSPGGKEDYMADLKSLEMFLRSEEEKRHRSQLGSPEAVSPSNSPTFWNYNRSVGDYAQTLRKFQYQLACRSQAPSANKDETDLGSKHAAEEVWARVTVNRQLLDRIDSWTAKLRNWINETILVPLVKEIDSVNTLLRRMGCPELQTGEASISSLKQAALVKASLIPTLNAIVQYLDITSNQEYLVERIKDLAHGGCMSSFRWNGGGNLKARKWDTDLPTDSAIIMHVLCTYLDSRLPPHPKYPDGKTFTSQHFIQTPDKPDMSNENLFCIHQSSINPPHYQLIYQGHIYNLPKGRNNLFHTVLMFLFVIKTKESGMLGRANLGLSGVNILWIFGD
- the LOC117414981 gene encoding transmembrane protein 209-like isoform X2; translation: MTPVKDGSGPDLIDRTIRMRREEQARKVVLAWGVLNVSLAGMIYTEMTGKMLSKYCNITYWPLWYIELAFASLFSLNALFDFWRYFKYTVTPSSFVVSPEQHRLLGLRHSGIQASPPQKPENQEKPSPTQSSPVQGQSVLSYSPSRAPSASPKFSTGCITGYSPPLQSPSPTGSGSYSSSVAYSASNSFSKVVSYSPTPGSPPYPSSIGPAEGSNLRSRYRTSPTVFNSPGGKEDYMADLKSLEMFLRSEEEKRHRSQLGSPEAVSPSNSPTFWNYNRSVGDYAQTLRKFQYQLACRSQAPSANKDETDLGSKHAAEEVWARVTVNRQLLDRIDSWTAKLRNWINETILVPLVKEIDSVNTLLRRMGCPELQTGEASISSLKQAALVKASLIPTLNAIVQYLDITSNQEYLVERIKDLAHGGCMSSFRWNGGGNLKARKWDTDLPTDSAIIMHVLCTYLDSRLPPHPKYPDGKTFTSQHFIQTPDKPDMSNENLFCIHQSSINPPHYQLIYQGHIYNLPKGRNNLFHTVLMFLFVIKTKESGMLGRANLGLSGVNILWIFGD